A part of Saccopteryx bilineata isolate mSacBil1 chromosome 10, mSacBil1_pri_phased_curated, whole genome shotgun sequence genomic DNA contains:
- the CDCP1 gene encoding CUB domain-containing protein 1 isoform X1 produces the protein MAGLNCGITLTLLGVLLLGAAHLPGGVDALEIGLPPGSGITVLIKPRTPPLPGKPCYIFPRAHTTMLLIKSGERKSFAFSCQNPEDHFVIEIQKNIDCMSGLCPFGEVQLQPPISVLPTLNRTYIWDVQAHKSIGLELQFSMPRLRQVGPGDSCPDGVTHSISGRIDATSVRIGTFCSNGTVSRIKMQEGVKMALHLPWFNDRNVSGFSIANRSSIKRLCIIESVFEGEGSATLMSANYPGGFPEDELMTWQFVVPAHLRASVSFLQFNVSNCEKKEERVEYYIPGSTTNPEVFKLADKQPGNMAGNFNLSLQGCDQDAQNPGILRLKFEVLVQRPQNESTITYVVDLSHERAMLLTIEPRPVKLGRKFVPGCFVCLESRTCGPRLTLTPGSKHKISFLCDDLTRLWMNVEKTISCLDHWNCHRRSYYLQVPRDILQLPVQLHDFSWKLLVPKDRLSLALVPAQKLQQHTQERICNTSFSYLVAGAGLGQDLYFGSFCSGGAIEKIQVKQNISVTLRTFVPSFQQEVSRQGLTVSFIPYFKEEAIFTVTPDMESKVYLRTPNWERGLPSLTSVSWNVSVPGDRVACLTFVKERTGLACQTGRAFMIVQEQRNKVEDIFNLEEALPKPSSRHHNFWVNVSNCSPVSGKQLDLLFQVSLTPRTLDLTVILIAAVGGGVLLLFALGLIICCVKKKKKKNKGPAIGIYNGNINTQMPMQPKKLQNGQKDNDCHVYAVIDDTMVYGHLLQDSNGSFVQSEVDTYRPFQGPTGDCPPTPPLTCSRASTVKLTTEEPPPGFSPESESEPYTFSHPSKGGGSHGNTDIPLLGAHEPAEAGE, from the exons aTGCTCTTGAGATTGGTCTGCCCCCTGGAAGCGGCATTACCGTTCTGATAAAGCCTAGGACCCCGCCTCTGCCAGGAAAGCCCTGTTATATCTTTCCTAGAGCGCATACAACCATGTTGCTCATTAAATCCGGAGAAAGAAAGAGCTTTGCCTTCAGCTGCCAGAATCCAGAGGATCACTTTGTCATTGAGATCCAGAAGAACATTG ACTGCATGTCAGGCCTGTGTCCTTTTGGGGAGGTGCAGCTGCAGCCCCCAATATCAGTGCTGCCCACCCTCAACCGAACTTATATCTGGGACGTCCAGGCTCACAAGAGCATCGGTCTGGAGCTGCAGTTCTCCATGCCTCGCCTGAGGCAGGTCGGGCCGGGGGACAGCTGCCCAGATGGGGTCACCCACTCCATCAGCGGCCGCATCGATGCCACCTCAGTCAGGATCGGGACCTTCTGCAGCAACGGCACTGTGTCCCGGATCAAGATGCAAGAGGGTGTCAAAATGGCCTTACACCTGCCGTGGTTCAACGACAGAAACGTCTCTGGCTTCAGCATCGCAAACCGGTCTTCCATAAAAC GACTGTGCATCATCGAGTCTGTGTTTGAGGGTGAAGGCTCAGCAACCCTCATGTCTGCCAACTACCCAGGCGGCTTCCCCGAGGATGAGCTCATGACGTGGCAGTTCGTCGTCCCCGCGCACCTGCGGGCTAGCGTCTCCTTCCTCCAGTTCAATGTCTCCAACTGCGAGAAGAAGGAGGAGCGGGTGGAGTACTACATCCCGGGCTCCACCACCAACCCTGAGGTGTTTAAGCTGGCGGACAAGCAGCCCGGGAACATGGCCGGGAACTTCAACCTCTCTCTGCAGGGCTGTGACCAAGATGCCCAGAATCCAGGGATCCTCCGGCTGAAGTTTGAAGTTTTGGTCCAACGTCCACAAAATGAAAGCA CCATAACCTACGTGGTTGACTTGAGTCATGAGCGAGCCATGTTGCTCACCATCGAGCCGAGGCCAGTGAAGCTGGGCCGAAAGTTTGTCCCCGGCTGTTTTGTGTGTCTGGAGTCCCGGACCTGCGGCCCCAGGCTCACCCTGACACCCGGCTCCAAGCACAAGATCTCCTTCCTGTGTGATGACCTGACGCGCCTGTGGATGAACGTCGAGAAAACCATAA GCTGCCTGGACCACTGGAATTGCCACAGGAGGTCCTACTACCTCCAGGTGCCAAGGGACATCCTCCAGCTGCCCGTGCAGCTGCATGACTTCTCCTGGAAGCTGCTGGTGCCCAAGGACAGGCTCAGCCTGGCACTGGTGCCGGCCCAGAAGCTGCAGCAGCACACGCAGGAGCGGATCTGCAACACCAGCTTCAGCTACCTGGTGGCCGGTGCCGGCCTGGGGCAGGACCTCTACTTCGGCTCCTTCTGCTCTGGGGGCGCCATCGAGAAGATCCAGGTGAAGCAGAACATCTCGGTGACCCTGCGCACCTTTGTCCCCAGCTTCCAGCAAGAAGTCTCCAGGCAGGGCCTGACCGTGTCCTTCATACCCTACTTCAAAG AGGAGGCTATTTTCACAGTGACCCCGGATATGGAGAGCAAGGTCTACCTGAGGACCCCGAACTGGGAGCGGGGCCTGCCGTCCCTCACCTCGGTGTCCTGGAACGTCAGCGTGCCCGGCGACCGGGTGGCCTGCCTGACCTTCGTGAAGGAGCGGACCGGCCTGGCCTGCCAGACGGGGCGTGCGTTCATGATCGTCCAGGAGCAACGGAACAAGGTCGAGGATATCTTCAACCTGGAGGAGGCGCTCCCCAAGCCAAGCTCCCGCCACCACAACTTCTGGGTCAACGTCTCCAACTGCAGCCCTGTGAGTGGCAAGCAGCTAGACCTGCTCTTCCAGGTGTCACTTACCCCGAGGACCCTAG ACCTGACTGTCATCCTCATCGCCGCGGTGGGAGGCGGCGTCTTGCTGCTGTTTGCCCTCGGACTCATCATTTGCTGTGTGAAGAAGAA gaaaaagaagaacaaggggCCGGCCATAGGTATCTACAATGGCAACATCAATACCCAGATGCCGATGCAGCCAAAAAAGCTTCAGAACGGACAGAAAGACAATGACTGCCACGTGTACGCCGTCATCGATGACACCATGGTGTACGGGCATCTGCTGCAGGATTCCAACGGGTCCTTCGTCCAGTCCGAGGTGGACACCTACCGACCCTTCCAGGGCCCCACGGGGGActgtcctcccaccccacccctcacatGCTCTAGGGCCTCAACTGTCAAGTTGACCACAGAGGAGCCCCCGCCTGGCTTCAGCCCCGAGTCCGAGAGTGAGCCGTACACCTTCTCCCACCCCAGCAAGGGGGGTGGAAGCCATGGGAACACCGACATTCCCTTGCTGGGCGCCCACGAGCCAGCAGAGGCCGGGGAATAA
- the CDCP1 gene encoding CUB domain-containing protein 1 isoform X2 yields MLLIKSGERKSFAFSCQNPEDHFVIEIQKNIDCMSGLCPFGEVQLQPPISVLPTLNRTYIWDVQAHKSIGLELQFSMPRLRQVGPGDSCPDGVTHSISGRIDATSVRIGTFCSNGTVSRIKMQEGVKMALHLPWFNDRNVSGFSIANRSSIKRLCIIESVFEGEGSATLMSANYPGGFPEDELMTWQFVVPAHLRASVSFLQFNVSNCEKKEERVEYYIPGSTTNPEVFKLADKQPGNMAGNFNLSLQGCDQDAQNPGILRLKFEVLVQRPQNESTITYVVDLSHERAMLLTIEPRPVKLGRKFVPGCFVCLESRTCGPRLTLTPGSKHKISFLCDDLTRLWMNVEKTISCLDHWNCHRRSYYLQVPRDILQLPVQLHDFSWKLLVPKDRLSLALVPAQKLQQHTQERICNTSFSYLVAGAGLGQDLYFGSFCSGGAIEKIQVKQNISVTLRTFVPSFQQEVSRQGLTVSFIPYFKEEAIFTVTPDMESKVYLRTPNWERGLPSLTSVSWNVSVPGDRVACLTFVKERTGLACQTGRAFMIVQEQRNKVEDIFNLEEALPKPSSRHHNFWVNVSNCSPVSGKQLDLLFQVSLTPRTLDLTVILIAAVGGGVLLLFALGLIICCVKKKKKKNKGPAIGIYNGNINTQMPMQPKKLQNGQKDNDCHVYAVIDDTMVYGHLLQDSNGSFVQSEVDTYRPFQGPTGDCPPTPPLTCSRASTVKLTTEEPPPGFSPESESEPYTFSHPSKGGGSHGNTDIPLLGAHEPAEAGE; encoded by the exons ATGTTGCTCATTAAATCCGGAGAAAGAAAGAGCTTTGCCTTCAGCTGCCAGAATCCAGAGGATCACTTTGTCATTGAGATCCAGAAGAACATTG ACTGCATGTCAGGCCTGTGTCCTTTTGGGGAGGTGCAGCTGCAGCCCCCAATATCAGTGCTGCCCACCCTCAACCGAACTTATATCTGGGACGTCCAGGCTCACAAGAGCATCGGTCTGGAGCTGCAGTTCTCCATGCCTCGCCTGAGGCAGGTCGGGCCGGGGGACAGCTGCCCAGATGGGGTCACCCACTCCATCAGCGGCCGCATCGATGCCACCTCAGTCAGGATCGGGACCTTCTGCAGCAACGGCACTGTGTCCCGGATCAAGATGCAAGAGGGTGTCAAAATGGCCTTACACCTGCCGTGGTTCAACGACAGAAACGTCTCTGGCTTCAGCATCGCAAACCGGTCTTCCATAAAAC GACTGTGCATCATCGAGTCTGTGTTTGAGGGTGAAGGCTCAGCAACCCTCATGTCTGCCAACTACCCAGGCGGCTTCCCCGAGGATGAGCTCATGACGTGGCAGTTCGTCGTCCCCGCGCACCTGCGGGCTAGCGTCTCCTTCCTCCAGTTCAATGTCTCCAACTGCGAGAAGAAGGAGGAGCGGGTGGAGTACTACATCCCGGGCTCCACCACCAACCCTGAGGTGTTTAAGCTGGCGGACAAGCAGCCCGGGAACATGGCCGGGAACTTCAACCTCTCTCTGCAGGGCTGTGACCAAGATGCCCAGAATCCAGGGATCCTCCGGCTGAAGTTTGAAGTTTTGGTCCAACGTCCACAAAATGAAAGCA CCATAACCTACGTGGTTGACTTGAGTCATGAGCGAGCCATGTTGCTCACCATCGAGCCGAGGCCAGTGAAGCTGGGCCGAAAGTTTGTCCCCGGCTGTTTTGTGTGTCTGGAGTCCCGGACCTGCGGCCCCAGGCTCACCCTGACACCCGGCTCCAAGCACAAGATCTCCTTCCTGTGTGATGACCTGACGCGCCTGTGGATGAACGTCGAGAAAACCATAA GCTGCCTGGACCACTGGAATTGCCACAGGAGGTCCTACTACCTCCAGGTGCCAAGGGACATCCTCCAGCTGCCCGTGCAGCTGCATGACTTCTCCTGGAAGCTGCTGGTGCCCAAGGACAGGCTCAGCCTGGCACTGGTGCCGGCCCAGAAGCTGCAGCAGCACACGCAGGAGCGGATCTGCAACACCAGCTTCAGCTACCTGGTGGCCGGTGCCGGCCTGGGGCAGGACCTCTACTTCGGCTCCTTCTGCTCTGGGGGCGCCATCGAGAAGATCCAGGTGAAGCAGAACATCTCGGTGACCCTGCGCACCTTTGTCCCCAGCTTCCAGCAAGAAGTCTCCAGGCAGGGCCTGACCGTGTCCTTCATACCCTACTTCAAAG AGGAGGCTATTTTCACAGTGACCCCGGATATGGAGAGCAAGGTCTACCTGAGGACCCCGAACTGGGAGCGGGGCCTGCCGTCCCTCACCTCGGTGTCCTGGAACGTCAGCGTGCCCGGCGACCGGGTGGCCTGCCTGACCTTCGTGAAGGAGCGGACCGGCCTGGCCTGCCAGACGGGGCGTGCGTTCATGATCGTCCAGGAGCAACGGAACAAGGTCGAGGATATCTTCAACCTGGAGGAGGCGCTCCCCAAGCCAAGCTCCCGCCACCACAACTTCTGGGTCAACGTCTCCAACTGCAGCCCTGTGAGTGGCAAGCAGCTAGACCTGCTCTTCCAGGTGTCACTTACCCCGAGGACCCTAG ACCTGACTGTCATCCTCATCGCCGCGGTGGGAGGCGGCGTCTTGCTGCTGTTTGCCCTCGGACTCATCATTTGCTGTGTGAAGAAGAA gaaaaagaagaacaaggggCCGGCCATAGGTATCTACAATGGCAACATCAATACCCAGATGCCGATGCAGCCAAAAAAGCTTCAGAACGGACAGAAAGACAATGACTGCCACGTGTACGCCGTCATCGATGACACCATGGTGTACGGGCATCTGCTGCAGGATTCCAACGGGTCCTTCGTCCAGTCCGAGGTGGACACCTACCGACCCTTCCAGGGCCCCACGGGGGActgtcctcccaccccacccctcacatGCTCTAGGGCCTCAACTGTCAAGTTGACCACAGAGGAGCCCCCGCCTGGCTTCAGCCCCGAGTCCGAGAGTGAGCCGTACACCTTCTCCCACCCCAGCAAGGGGGGTGGAAGCCATGGGAACACCGACATTCCCTTGCTGGGCGCCCACGAGCCAGCAGAGGCCGGGGAATAA